In Prosthecomicrobium sp. N25, one DNA window encodes the following:
- a CDS encoding asparaginase domain-containing protein produces the protein MPKPRIAHMAGPTATIQNTPPLVTSNKARAKAGLPLRAAATGAELRFDALRAQRLAAPARIHVEQFSAHPLEADAADLYGPPDGYVGADGVFSKERRASGDKPVYEVELRPEDGLYPLPYMALQSDGRPWDDECADPGAPDARARQGFFPDGSRSFEEIDRLSVDESGLAGVLSSVADIDFFRVLPPSGFRKGLPQAGRADLGEGDIPPERRGYDFFPYRPYQLASAPPRPALAKVTNDVAALAADPRYDGLIWTQGSPQVEECAYWFNLLIDTTKPIACNSAQRPQGQISNDGPHNIRDSVRYIASRVWDDGEGRNRMGTLVIQEQQFFAAREVAKADARPGGYVATGGHGGILGQISHLGRIAVTYLPAYRHTWRSDVRLTVLPDSVEAVRAGPGGIERFPVRVKEAGRLLPDAIPSVSIIKDGSFAAADFGDDPEIETDLKALIADRLALGRLAGFVVEGLVPYGKFTSAARTALGFRAVFSGLPLVMVGRGYPEGFADPHPLTIAGANLTATKARLLLMACLMKFGSLPPARDPAAPTPEEVTATREAVARYQAVFDTH, from the coding sequence ATGCCCAAGCCCCGCATCGCCCACATGGCCGGCCCGACGGCCACGATCCAGAACACGCCGCCCCTCGTCACCTCCAACAAGGCCCGCGCCAAGGCGGGGCTGCCTCTCCGCGCAGCGGCGACTGGCGCGGAATTGCGCTTCGACGCCCTGCGGGCCCAGCGCCTGGCCGCCCCCGCCCGGATCCACGTCGAGCAGTTCTCCGCCCATCCCCTCGAGGCCGACGCGGCCGACCTCTACGGTCCGCCGGACGGCTACGTCGGTGCCGACGGGGTCTTCTCGAAGGAGCGCCGCGCATCCGGCGACAAGCCCGTCTACGAGGTCGAACTCCGCCCCGAGGACGGCCTCTACCCCTTGCCCTACATGGCGCTCCAGTCCGACGGGCGGCCCTGGGATGACGAGTGCGCCGACCCGGGCGCACCCGATGCCCGCGCCCGCCAGGGCTTCTTCCCGGACGGCTCGCGCAGCTTCGAGGAGATCGACCGCCTGTCCGTCGACGAGAGCGGCCTCGCCGGCGTCCTCTCGAGCGTCGCCGACATCGACTTCTTCCGCGTCCTGCCGCCCTCGGGATTCCGCAAGGGCCTCCCGCAAGCCGGCCGCGCCGATCTCGGCGAGGGCGACATCCCGCCGGAGCGCCGCGGATACGACTTCTTCCCCTACCGGCCCTACCAGCTCGCCAGCGCGCCGCCGCGGCCGGCGCTCGCCAAGGTCACCAACGACGTCGCCGCGCTCGCCGCCGATCCGCGCTACGACGGCCTGATCTGGACCCAGGGGAGCCCCCAGGTCGAGGAATGCGCCTACTGGTTCAACCTCCTGATCGACACCACGAAGCCGATCGCCTGCAACTCCGCCCAGCGCCCGCAGGGCCAGATCTCCAACGACGGCCCGCACAACATCCGCGACAGCGTCCGCTACATCGCGTCGCGCGTCTGGGACGACGGCGAGGGCCGCAACCGCATGGGCACCCTCGTCATCCAGGAGCAGCAGTTCTTCGCGGCCCGCGAAGTCGCCAAGGCCGACGCGCGGCCCGGCGGCTACGTGGCGACCGGCGGCCACGGCGGCATCCTCGGCCAGATCAGCCATCTCGGCCGGATCGCCGTCACCTACCTTCCGGCCTACAGGCACACCTGGCGCTCCGACGTGCGCCTGACCGTGCTGCCCGACAGCGTCGAAGCCGTGCGCGCCGGGCCGGGCGGGATCGAGCGCTTCCCCGTCAGGGTGAAGGAGGCCGGCAGGCTCCTGCCCGACGCCATCCCGTCGGTCTCCATCATCAAGGACGGCAGCTTCGCGGCCGCCGACTTCGGCGACGACCCGGAGATCGAGACCGACCTCAAGGCCCTCATCGCCGACCGCCTCGCCCTCGGCCGCCTCGCCGGCTTCGTCGTCGAGGGGCTCGTGCCCTACGGCAAGTTCACCTCCGCGGCCCGCACCGCGCTCGGATTTCGGGCCGTCTTCTCCGGCTTGCCGCTGGTGATGGTCGGACGCGGCTATCCCGAGGGCTTCGCCGATCCGCACCCCCTGACAATCGCGGGCGCCAACCTCACCGCCACCAAGGCCCGCCTCCTGCTCATGGCCTGCCTGATGAAGTTCGGCAGCCTGCCGCCGGCCCGCGACCCCGCCGCCCCGACCCCCGAGGAGGTCACGGCCACCCGCGAGGCCGTCGCCCGCTACCAGGCGGTCTTCGACACCCACTGA
- a CDS encoding TetR/AcrR family transcriptional regulator, whose amino-acid sequence MTAHPAEDIRQDTRTRILDEAERLFRHYGYAKTTVADIARELGMSPANVYRFFPSKAAINEAIAERMLAERVTESRRIARGPGTPTERMRELLLANHRMTLDAFIAEKKVHEMVSVAIHEQWEVVQRFIHATTEIFAEVIRQGMEAGEFAEGDAHRIARCAHQCYVTYIHPELVVQCLTDPERAQPEVLADFILRALRA is encoded by the coding sequence ATGACCGCGCATCCCGCCGAGGACATCCGCCAGGACACCAGGACCCGCATCCTGGACGAGGCCGAGCGGCTGTTCCGGCACTACGGCTACGCCAAGACGACCGTCGCCGACATCGCCCGCGAACTCGGCATGTCGCCCGCCAACGTCTACCGCTTCTTCCCCTCCAAGGCGGCCATCAACGAGGCGATCGCCGAGCGGATGCTGGCCGAGCGGGTGACCGAATCCCGCCGGATCGCGCGCGGCCCGGGGACCCCGACCGAGCGCATGCGCGAGCTGCTCCTCGCCAATCACAGGATGACTCTCGACGCCTTTATCGCCGAGAAGAAGGTGCACGAGATGGTCTCCGTGGCGATCCACGAGCAGTGGGAGGTGGTCCAGCGCTTCATCCACGCCACCACCGAGATCTTCGCCGAGGTGATCCGGCAGGGGATGGAGGCCGGCGAGTTCGCCGAAGGCGACGCGCACCGGATCGCCCGCTGCGCCCACCAGTGCTACGTCACCTACATCCACCCCGAACTCGTCGTGCAGTGCCTGACCGACCCCGAGCGGGCGCAGCCCGAGGTGCTGGCCGACTTCATCCTTCGCGCCCTGCGCGCCTGA
- a CDS encoding efflux RND transporter periplasmic adaptor subunit, whose product MSAIIHSPKLVTVPVLVALGLSLAGCKEEVSVAPEPPRPVKTLTVAAAAAERTLTYSGAVEARVSAALGFRVPGKIVERSVDVGDRVTAGQVVARIDPADLGLALQAAEANVEGAKARVEVAQDALARTRTLFDKGHVAKAALDKAALEADQAAAALDAARSARDQARNQSLYAELKADGPGIVTEVRAEAGQVVLAGTPVVVVARDGEKEVRVAVPEQEIRHLAPGQSVAVGYWADPALRQEGRVREVAGSADPASRTFSVRVTLPDDPGIRLGQTATVSVAVPTAAAGVAVPLSALAEANGRPVVWVVDPATATVRSRVVEVGPVTPDGTRVTAGLVPGDKVVTAGTQFMVEGRKVRLDGPLATAALAP is encoded by the coding sequence ATGTCAGCGATCATTCATTCCCCAAAGCTCGTCACGGTACCGGTCCTCGTCGCGCTCGGCCTCTCCCTCGCGGGCTGCAAGGAGGAGGTCTCGGTCGCCCCCGAGCCGCCCCGCCCGGTGAAGACCCTGACGGTCGCCGCCGCCGCCGCCGAGCGGACGCTGACCTATTCCGGCGCCGTCGAGGCCCGCGTCTCCGCCGCGCTCGGCTTCCGCGTCCCCGGCAAGATCGTGGAGCGCAGCGTCGACGTCGGCGACCGGGTGACCGCCGGCCAGGTGGTCGCCAGGATCGATCCCGCCGACCTGGGTCTCGCCCTGCAGGCCGCCGAGGCGAATGTCGAGGGCGCCAAGGCGCGCGTCGAGGTCGCCCAGGACGCCCTGGCCCGGACCCGGACGCTCTTCGACAAGGGCCACGTCGCCAAGGCCGCGCTCGACAAGGCCGCACTCGAGGCCGACCAGGCCGCGGCGGCGCTGGACGCCGCGCGCTCCGCCCGTGACCAGGCCCGCAACCAGAGTCTCTATGCCGAACTGAAGGCCGACGGCCCCGGGATCGTCACCGAGGTGCGCGCCGAGGCCGGCCAGGTGGTCCTCGCCGGGACACCCGTGGTCGTCGTCGCGCGCGACGGCGAGAAGGAGGTGCGGGTCGCCGTGCCCGAGCAGGAGATCCGCCATCTCGCCCCCGGCCAGTCTGTCGCGGTCGGCTACTGGGCCGACCCTGCGCTCCGTCAGGAGGGCCGCGTCCGCGAGGTCGCCGGCAGCGCCGATCCCGCCTCGCGCACCTTCTCGGTGCGGGTGACCCTGCCGGACGACCCGGGCATCCGCCTCGGCCAGACCGCCACGGTGTCCGTCGCGGTCCCGACCGCCGCCGCGGGCGTGGCCGTTCCCCTCTCGGCCCTCGCCGAGGCGAACGGCCGGCCGGTCGTCTGGGTCGTCGACCCGGCGACCGCCACGGTCCGCTCCCGCGTCGTGGAGGTCGGTCCGGTGACGCCGGACGGCACCCGCGTGACCGCAGGGCTCGTGCCCGGCGACAAGGTCGTGACCGCCGGCACCCAGTTCATGGTCGAAGGCCGCAAGGTCCGCCTCGACGGGCCGCTCGCCACCGCCGCGCTCGCCCCCTGA
- a CDS encoding efflux RND transporter permease subunit, translated as MARAASPQGFNLSRWAIEHPGLTRFLFVVTLLAGVLGFVEMGRKEDPDFTFRVMVVQAVWPGASLQDMQDQVVDKIERKLQETPSLDFLKSYTRAGSAVIMVNIKGSAVGREVADAFYQVRKKVSDIADTLPEGVLGPYFNDEFGDTYIALYAFTGRGFSAPELEDAAKRARDVVLRIPGIEKAQILGAQDERVYIDIASRTLAERGLTVPMIRDALAAQASVDPAGRVETGLRSVRISVDGTLKSVEDIRELRLRVGAQVIRLGDVATVTRGLIDPADRTFRFGGEEAVMLGVVMGKGGNVTTVGEQLRATLKGFERTLPVGIRLGQVSDQPAVVEESIGEFTKALVEALVIVLVVSFLSIGWRAGLVVAITIPLVLAATFAIMDRLGIDLQRISLGALIIALGLLVDDAMIAVEMMERKLEEGRDKLSAASFAYTSTAFPMLTGTLITTAGFIPVGFAASTAGEYVSSLFWVVGISLIVSWIAAVYFTPWLGTLLLKERRHDGEGEHDVYATRFYRSLRAAVGWAVRHRAIVLVLTAATFAGSLYGLRYVPKSFFPESTRLEILVDMWLPEGSGIAETKAQAAALEKRLIADPDQATVATFVGEGAPRFYLPLDQQLRNPNYAQILVVAKDLAARERLVARTRSWLAEDFPTVRGKVDRLFNGPPVGWAVQMRVTGPDRAEVRRIADEVETAFRADPRVSTVHDDWLEPVPTLRLVIDQDRARALGVSSQAIRRTLQATLSGAPIGAFRDGEKTVSILVREPGESRTLLTAVADTYVASDRGGSVPIAQVAKVETVLEPGIEWRRNRLPTVTVRGVIPDGIQGNDVTPALYARLKPLRDSLAPGYAIEMQGGIEESAKSQDSINAKAPLMIFVMMVLLMVQLQHFGKTMLVFLTAPLGLIGASAALLATNSAFGFVAILGVIALAGIIMRNSVILIDQIGQDIAAGHDPWEATIGAAVRRFRPIMLTAAAAVLALIPIAQSAFWGPMAYAMMGGILAATVLTIFVLPASYALVFRVRRPEAAARPAAPEPVAAVLPMTAAPLGLRKLDLDRSAPLDHAAE; from the coding sequence ATGGCCCGCGCCGCATCCCCGCAAGGCTTCAACCTCTCGCGCTGGGCCATCGAGCATCCCGGCCTGACCCGCTTCCTCTTCGTCGTCACGCTGCTGGCCGGCGTGCTCGGCTTCGTCGAGATGGGGCGCAAGGAAGATCCGGACTTCACCTTCCGCGTCATGGTCGTGCAGGCGGTCTGGCCGGGCGCGTCCCTGCAGGACATGCAGGACCAGGTGGTCGACAAGATCGAGCGCAAGCTCCAGGAGACGCCGAGCCTCGACTTCCTGAAGTCCTACACGCGCGCCGGCAGCGCCGTGATCATGGTCAACATCAAGGGTTCCGCGGTCGGCCGCGAGGTGGCGGACGCCTTCTACCAGGTGCGCAAGAAGGTCTCTGACATCGCCGACACGCTCCCGGAGGGCGTCCTCGGCCCCTACTTCAACGACGAGTTCGGCGACACCTATATCGCGCTCTACGCCTTCACGGGCCGCGGCTTCTCGGCGCCCGAGCTGGAGGATGCGGCCAAGCGCGCCCGCGACGTGGTGCTGCGCATCCCCGGCATCGAGAAGGCCCAGATCCTCGGCGCCCAGGACGAACGCGTCTACATCGACATCGCCTCGCGGACGCTGGCCGAGCGCGGACTGACCGTCCCCATGATCCGCGACGCGCTTGCTGCGCAGGCCTCCGTCGATCCCGCCGGCCGCGTCGAGACCGGCTTGCGCTCCGTGCGCATCAGCGTCGACGGCACGCTGAAGTCCGTCGAGGACATCCGCGAGCTGCGCCTCAGGGTCGGCGCCCAGGTCATCCGCCTCGGCGACGTCGCCACCGTCACCCGCGGCCTGATCGACCCGGCCGATCGCACGTTCCGCTTCGGCGGCGAGGAGGCGGTCATGCTCGGCGTCGTCATGGGCAAGGGCGGCAACGTCACGACGGTCGGCGAGCAGCTGCGGGCGACCCTGAAGGGCTTCGAGCGGACCCTTCCCGTCGGCATCCGGCTCGGCCAGGTCTCCGACCAGCCGGCGGTGGTGGAGGAGAGCATCGGCGAGTTCACCAAGGCCCTCGTCGAGGCGCTCGTCATCGTCCTCGTCGTCTCCTTCCTGTCGATCGGCTGGCGCGCCGGCCTCGTCGTCGCCATCACGATCCCGCTCGTGCTGGCCGCCACCTTCGCGATCATGGACCGGCTCGGCATCGACCTGCAGCGCATCTCCCTCGGCGCCCTGATCATCGCGCTCGGCCTCCTGGTCGACGACGCCATGATCGCGGTCGAGATGATGGAACGGAAGCTCGAGGAGGGGCGCGACAAGCTCTCCGCGGCGAGCTTCGCCTACACCTCCACCGCCTTCCCCATGCTGACCGGCACCCTGATCACCACGGCCGGCTTCATCCCGGTCGGCTTCGCGGCCTCGACCGCCGGCGAATATGTCAGCTCGCTCTTCTGGGTCGTCGGCATCTCGCTGATCGTGTCCTGGATCGCCGCCGTGTACTTCACCCCCTGGCTGGGTACGCTGCTCCTGAAGGAGCGCCGGCACGACGGGGAGGGCGAGCACGATGTCTACGCGACCCGCTTCTACCGGTCGCTCCGGGCCGCGGTCGGCTGGGCCGTCCGCCATCGCGCGATCGTCCTCGTCCTGACGGCCGCCACCTTCGCGGGCAGCCTCTACGGCCTCCGCTACGTGCCGAAGAGCTTCTTCCCTGAATCGACGCGCCTGGAAATCCTCGTCGACATGTGGCTGCCCGAGGGCAGCGGTATCGCCGAGACGAAGGCCCAGGCGGCCGCGCTCGAGAAGCGGCTCATCGCCGACCCGGACCAGGCCACGGTCGCCACCTTCGTGGGCGAGGGCGCGCCGCGCTTCTACCTGCCGCTCGACCAGCAGCTGCGCAACCCGAACTACGCCCAGATCCTGGTCGTCGCCAAGGACCTCGCCGCGCGCGAGCGGCTGGTCGCCCGCACCCGGTCCTGGCTCGCCGAGGACTTCCCGACCGTGCGCGGCAAGGTCGACCGCCTCTTCAACGGCCCGCCCGTGGGCTGGGCCGTGCAGATGCGAGTCACCGGCCCCGACCGGGCCGAGGTCCGGCGCATCGCCGACGAGGTCGAGACCGCCTTCCGGGCCGACCCGCGCGTCTCCACCGTGCACGACGACTGGCTGGAGCCGGTCCCGACGCTCCGCCTGGTCATCGACCAGGACCGCGCCCGGGCGCTCGGCGTCTCCTCCCAGGCGATCCGCCGCACCCTGCAGGCGACCCTGTCGGGCGCCCCGATCGGCGCCTTCCGGGACGGCGAGAAGACCGTCTCGATCCTGGTTCGCGAGCCCGGCGAGAGCCGCACCCTGCTGACCGCCGTCGCCGATACCTACGTGGCGAGCGACCGCGGCGGCTCCGTGCCGATCGCCCAGGTCGCCAAGGTCGAGACCGTGCTCGAGCCCGGCATCGAATGGCGCCGCAACCGCCTGCCGACCGTCACCGTGCGCGGCGTCATCCCGGACGGCATCCAGGGCAACGACGTCACCCCGGCGCTCTACGCCAGGTTGAAGCCGCTGCGCGACAGTCTGGCCCCCGGTTACGCCATCGAGATGCAGGGCGGCATCGAGGAGAGCGCCAAGAGCCAGGATTCCATCAACGCCAAGGCCCCCTTGATGATCTTCGTCATGATGGTCCTGCTGATGGTTCAGCTTCAGCACTTCGGCAAGACCATGCTGGTCTTCCTGACCGCGCCCCTCGGCCTGATCGGCGCCTCCGCGGCCCTGCTCGCCACCAACTCCGCCTTCGGCTTCGTGGCGATCCTCGGCGTCATCGCGCTCGCGGGCATCATCATGCGCAACTCGGTCATCCTGATCGACCAGATCGGCCAGGACATCGCCGCCGGCCACGATCCCTGGGAGGCGACGATCGGCGCCGCCGTCCGCCGCTTCCGGCCGATCATGCTCACCGCCGCGGCGGCCGTGCTGGCCCTGATCCCGATCGCCCAGTCGGCCTTCTGGGGTCCTATGGCCTACGCCATGATGGGCGGCATCCTCGCCGCCACGGTGCTGACCATCTTTGTCCTGCCCGCCTCCTACGCCCTCGTGTTCCGCGTCCGCCGCCCGGAGGCGGCCGCCCGTCCGGCCGCGCCCGAACCGGTCGCGGCCGTCCTGCCGATGACGGCCGCCCCGCTCGGCCTCCGCAAGCTTGACCTGGATCGTTCCGCGCCGCTCGATCATGCGGCAGAGTGA